The Moorena producens PAL-8-15-08-1 genomic interval AGCGTTCGGTTGGGCAGCATTGCCCTTGATCAAAAGGATGTTTACTGGATTGAAGGGCGACCTGCAGAAGCTGGACGCAATGTAATCGTGCGACGCACCCCTGATGGCAAAAGTGTTGATCTGACTCCCGAGCCCTTCAATGCTCGGACTCGGGTTAACGAGTATGGTGGTGCTGCTTTTGCTGTTAAGGATGGCACAATTTACTTCTCTAATTTTGCTGACCAACGTCTGTACCAACAAACCCCAAACTCCAAACCCCAACCCCTAACCCCCATAGCTCACTGGCGCTATGGTGATGGGGTAATTGACCAGCAAAGGGGACGTATAATCTGTGTGGGAGAAAACCACAGGGTGGATGGGGAACCAGTCAATACCTTGGTTAGCATCAGCCTAGAAAATGGTGAAGATATTCAAGTGCTAGCCTCTGGCTGTGACTTTTACTCCTCGCCGCGCCTAAGTCCAGATTCCTCTAAACTCGCGTGGCTAAGCTGGAATCATCCCAATATGCCCTGGGATGGTACTCAACTCTGGGTAGCTCCAATCTTAACCGATGGTTCTATAGGTGTTGCAGAAGCTATTGCTGGTGGGGTAGATGAGTCGGTATTTCAGCCAGAGTGGTCACCAGATGGTGTCCTTTACTTTGTTTGCGATCGCACTAATTGGTGGAATCTCTACCGCTGGCAACCAACCCAAGGGGAAATCGAACCCCTGTGTGAAATGGAAGCCGAGTTTGGACTACCCCAATGGGTCTTTGGGATGTCTACTTATGGCTTCGATGGTGCCAATAGAATCATATGTACCTATACTCAGGCAGGAAACTGGCATTTAGCTAGTATTGACCTAAAAACGAAGCAGCGCTCCGACATTGCTACACCATACACCAGTATTGCAGACCTAAAGGTAACTGATAATCAAGCGGTTTTTATCGCTGGTTCCGTAACAGAAGCAAGCGCTATTGTTCAGTGGGACTTGACAAATGGACAAATCAATGTATTGAGGAAGTCGAGTGAGTTAGCTATCGATACTGGCTATCTATCGCGGCCTCAAGCGATCGCATTTCCGACAACTAATGGACTGACCGCCTATGGTTTCTTCTACCCACCACAAAACAAAGACTACACTGCACCAAAGTCCGAAAAACCACCCCTAATTGTTAAAAGCCACGGTGGACCTACGGCAGCGACTTCCAGTGCGTTTAACCTAAAAATTCAATACTGGACCTCTCGTGGTTTTGCCATGCTAGATGTCAACTATGGTGGGAGTACTGGCTATGGGCGGGACTATCGTCAGCGCCTGAAAAACAACTGGGGGATTGTAGATGTTGAGGACTGCACCAATGGCGCGCAATACCTAGCTGAGCAAGGACTAGTTGATAGTGAGCGACTGGCGATTGCTGGAGGCAGTGCAGGGGGGTATACAACTCTAGCTGCTCTGACATTCCGAGATGTGTTTAAAGCTGGCGCTAGCTACTACGGTATCAGTGATTTGGAGGTACTAGCCAAGGATACCCACAAATTTGAGTCCCGGTATCTAGATGGCTTGATCGGTCCTTATCCAGAACGTAAAGATTTATATCAACAGCGATCGCCTATTCATTTCACAGACCAACTGTCGTGTCCTGTAATTTTCTTCCAGGGGCTAGAAGACAAGGTAGTTCCTCCTAGTCAAGCAGAAATGATGGTGGCAGCTTTGAAGGCTAAGGGGTTACCTGTAGCCTATGTCACCTATGAAGGGGAGCAACACGGTTTTCGTAAAGCTGAAACGATTAAACGGACTCTGGAAGGGGAGTTGTATTTTTACTCCCGGGTATTTGGATTTGAGCTAGCAGAGGCGATAGAACCTCTAACTATCTATAATTATTAGTCATTATTGAATTACGTTAATCTGTAGACATGGCTCAAGACCTGCGAAGTAAGCCAATGTCGCTATTTGTCTATTGGTTTCGATACTATTTTTCACCATAAACTGATCAACCATGACTAGGCAGGAAAGAAAATCAATAACCAGTGAGTTACAAACTCAGGCAATCATCCTCGGTGGATGGGTCGCTCTGATGTGGATTGTAGAGCTGGTGGATATATTCATTTTTGGAAGGAAACTTGATCTATATGGCATCCTCCCCCGTAACCCGATTGGGCTGCGGGGTATTTTATTTGCCCCTTTTCTCCACGGCGGTTTTTCTCATCTGATTTCCAACACTATACCTTTTCTTGTCCTAGGCTGGTTTGTAATGTTGCAAGAAACTAGCGACTTTTTCGTCGTTACCACCATCACCATGCTGGTGGGTGGTCTTGGGGTTTGGCTGTTGGGCGCTCCCAATTCAGTTCACATTGGGGCAAGTGTGCTGATCTTTGGCTATCTAGGTTTTCTGCTATTTAGAGGCTTCTTTGAAAGAAACCTACCCT includes:
- a CDS encoding S9 family peptidase, with protein sequence MTQPAHLAPYGSWKSPISADMIVQGSVRLGSIALDQKDVYWIEGRPAEAGRNVIVRRTPDGKSVDLTPEPFNARTRVNEYGGAAFAVKDGTIYFSNFADQRLYQQTPNSKPQPLTPIAHWRYGDGVIDQQRGRIICVGENHRVDGEPVNTLVSISLENGEDIQVLASGCDFYSSPRLSPDSSKLAWLSWNHPNMPWDGTQLWVAPILTDGSIGVAEAIAGGVDESVFQPEWSPDGVLYFVCDRTNWWNLYRWQPTQGEIEPLCEMEAEFGLPQWVFGMSTYGFDGANRIICTYTQAGNWHLASIDLKTKQRSDIATPYTSIADLKVTDNQAVFIAGSVTEASAIVQWDLTNGQINVLRKSSELAIDTGYLSRPQAIAFPTTNGLTAYGFFYPPQNKDYTAPKSEKPPLIVKSHGGPTAATSSAFNLKIQYWTSRGFAMLDVNYGGSTGYGRDYRQRLKNNWGIVDVEDCTNGAQYLAEQGLVDSERLAIAGGSAGGYTTLAALTFRDVFKAGASYYGISDLEVLAKDTHKFESRYLDGLIGPYPERKDLYQQRSPIHFTDQLSCPVIFFQGLEDKVVPPSQAEMMVAALKAKGLPVAYVTYEGEQHGFRKAETIKRTLEGELYFYSRVFGFELAEAIEPLTIYNY
- a CDS encoding rhomboid family intramembrane serine protease; the protein is MTRQERKSITSELQTQAIILGGWVALMWIVELVDIFIFGRKLDLYGILPRNPIGLRGILFAPFLHGGFSHLISNTIPFLVLGWFVMLQETSDFFVVTTITMLVGGLGVWLLGAPNSVHIGASVLIFGYLGFLLFRGFFERNLPSIFLSIIVGFLYGGLVWGVLPSQPHVSWQGHLFGFIGGILAARLLAKRKLSS